A genomic segment from Nocardiopsis sp. Huas11 encodes:
- a CDS encoding type II toxin-antitoxin system Phd/YefM family antitoxin encodes MNEPVTAPMSEVRRHLADTIDRARHDHTPTFITQRGRTTAVLLDADDYRRLLEAERVAEDAWLNRLADEAEEEGREGSVSLEEMARDLARGEE; translated from the coding sequence ATGAACGAGCCTGTGACCGCCCCCATGTCCGAAGTTCGACGACACCTCGCGGACACCATCGACCGCGCGCGTCACGATCACACACCGACCTTCATCACTCAACGGGGCAGAACCACGGCTGTCCTTCTGGACGCCGACGACTACCGTCGCCTGCTGGAAGCGGAGCGAGTGGCCGAGGACGCGTGGCTCAACCGCCTCGCGGACGAAGCCGAGGAAGAGGGGCGGGAGGGGTCTGTCTCTCTGGAGGAGATGGCTCGTGATCTCGCTCGGGGGGAGGAGTGA
- a CDS encoding ATP-binding protein translates to MNERTFPGPAPEGIPAPRRSVIPPPWRLNLPSPGRHGIVLGSDPHHVGLARRWADRIARDTDSASFALITAVSELVTNAQRHTRSGDPGGTTTVVVERRPFAFVLTVTDNGPRPGPTIPVPRIEDRHEPLAVGGYGLRMLDTLAAYWDWSGTAGGPLTVRALIDRNTEPPRVVA, encoded by the coding sequence ATGAACGAACGTACCTTTCCCGGCCCCGCTCCGGAAGGCATTCCCGCCCCCCGCCGATCGGTGATTCCACCGCCCTGGCGACTGAACCTCCCCTCACCCGGTCGGCACGGCATCGTCCTCGGCTCGGATCCGCACCACGTCGGCCTCGCCCGCCGGTGGGCCGACCGGATCGCCCGGGACACCGACAGCGCGTCCTTCGCCCTGATCACCGCCGTCAGCGAACTCGTCACGAACGCCCAGCGCCACACGCGATCCGGCGACCCCGGCGGCACCACGACCGTCGTGGTCGAACGTCGCCCCTTCGCCTTCGTCCTGACCGTCACCGACAACGGGCCCCGGCCCGGCCCGACGATTCCGGTGCCCCGCATCGAGGACCGCCACGAACCCCTCGCGGTCGGCGGGTACGGACTCCGCATGCTCGACACCCTCGCCGCGTACTGGGACTGGTCCGGGACCGCGGGCGGCCCCCTCACCGTCCGTGCCCTCATCGACCGGAATACCGAACCTCCGAGAGTCGTCGCCTGA
- a CDS encoding sugar ABC transporter permease produces the protein MTDRAESSGGTQAPPAPRSAAPSATGSGGRGGRGANGGRGDRAPRGPGRRGAGAPRPRRRPLRARLRRDWQLLLMTLPAIALLAVFHYTPTLGNIIAFQDYNPWDGVVGSPWVGLSQFERLFTDARFWSAAGNTLMIASIQLVFFFPIPIGLAILLDSVLTPRLRLLLQSIVYMPHFFSWVLVVTLFQQVLGGAGLFSQMLRQNGYAPLDIMTNPDAFLFVVTSQMIWKDAGWGTIIFLAALAAINQNLYESAAVDGAGRWRRMWHITLPGLRPVIILLLILKLGDILNVGFEQFYLQRDAFGANVSEVLDTYIYHQTLVTGNFSAGAVAGLVKGIVGLILIVLANKLAHKMGENGIYRRS, from the coding sequence GTGACTGACCGGGCCGAATCCTCCGGCGGCACCCAGGCCCCGCCGGCCCCCCGCTCCGCCGCCCCCTCGGCCACCGGTTCCGGTGGCCGGGGCGGGCGCGGGGCGAACGGGGGCCGGGGCGACCGCGCCCCTCGTGGCCCCGGCCGCCGCGGCGCCGGTGCGCCCCGGCCGCGGCGCCGGCCCCTGCGGGCACGGCTGCGCCGCGACTGGCAGCTGCTGCTGATGACGCTGCCCGCGATCGCCCTGCTCGCGGTCTTCCACTACACGCCGACCCTCGGCAACATCATCGCCTTCCAGGACTACAACCCCTGGGACGGTGTGGTCGGCAGCCCGTGGGTGGGACTCAGCCAGTTCGAGCGCCTGTTCACCGACGCCCGGTTCTGGAGCGCGGCGGGCAACACCCTGATGATCGCCTCGATCCAGCTGGTGTTCTTCTTCCCGATCCCCATCGGCCTGGCGATCCTGCTCGACAGCGTCCTCACGCCCCGGCTGCGGCTGCTGCTCCAGAGCATCGTTTACATGCCGCACTTCTTCTCCTGGGTGCTGGTCGTGACCCTGTTCCAGCAGGTGCTCGGCGGTGCGGGGCTCTTCTCCCAGATGCTGCGCCAGAACGGCTACGCGCCGCTGGACATCATGACCAACCCGGACGCGTTCCTGTTCGTGGTCACCTCCCAGATGATCTGGAAGGACGCCGGGTGGGGGACGATCATCTTCCTCGCGGCCCTGGCGGCCATCAACCAGAACCTCTACGAGTCCGCGGCGGTCGACGGGGCGGGCCGGTGGCGCCGGATGTGGCACATCACGCTGCCGGGCCTGCGGCCGGTCATCATCCTGCTGCTGATCCTCAAGCTCGGCGACATCCTCAACGTCGGCTTCGAGCAGTTCTACCTCCAGCGGGACGCGTTCGGCGCGAACGTGTCCGAGGTGCTGGACACCTACATCTACCACCAGACGCTGGTGACGGGGAACTTCAGCGCGGGAGCGGTCGCGGGCCTGGTCAAGGGCATCGTCGGACTGATCCTCATCGTGTTGGCCAACAAGCTGGCCCACAAGATGGGCGAGAACGGAATCTACAGACGCTCATGA
- a CDS encoding type II toxin-antitoxin system RelE/ParE family toxin has product MIRHITRFTPAAKRRMRGIPRNEAVRILRRLSELQQALDDGDTGGFDIKPLTGPQGRWRLRVGDYRAVYTLDKDDDGQPIVWVWVITVGDRKDIYQQGL; this is encoded by the coding sequence GTGATTCGGCACATCACCCGATTCACTCCGGCGGCCAAACGCAGGATGCGCGGGATTCCTCGGAACGAGGCGGTCAGAATCCTGCGCCGACTGTCCGAACTGCAGCAGGCGCTCGATGATGGTGACACCGGTGGCTTCGACATCAAGCCTCTGACGGGTCCCCAGGGTCGTTGGCGACTCCGTGTCGGGGACTATCGGGCGGTCTACACCCTGGACAAAGACGACGACGGCCAACCGATCGTATGGGTCTGGGTGATCACCGTGGGCGACCGCAAGGACATCTACCAGCAGGGCCTGTGA
- a CDS encoding acyltransferase has product MRLDVTTANRQPSAPPVPAPTTNWIGFARVAAMAAVVIVHAFSPLVSTAHADLGGPAWWTAHVVDSALRWCVPVFVMISGGLLLRPREEDAGAFYRRRWAKIGVPLVVWSIAYLVWERWRDGLDPAGAVAQAASGSPSIHLYFLYVIAGLYLLTPFLRTVVAHTPRTGLWWFAGLTLSLGAADQLLGLIDGAGGVTAATRFLPFLGYYLLGWLLMTSTAWKRNLRYGFAAFVLGTAATAAGAGAVATYTGEWGRGAEYVYGYLSPTVVVASVGALLLLRAAGSRLAEGEHGTGLVGRVVGTVSGLSFGVYLVHVMVLNTLRDIGGTPDGVLVLAAASGYAIATAAISLLLVAALRRIPLLRTAV; this is encoded by the coding sequence ATGCGTCTTGATGTGACCACCGCGAACCGCCAGCCGTCGGCGCCGCCCGTTCCCGCGCCGACGACCAACTGGATCGGGTTCGCCCGGGTCGCCGCGATGGCGGCCGTGGTGATCGTGCACGCGTTCTCGCCGCTGGTGAGCACCGCCCACGCCGACCTCGGCGGTCCGGCCTGGTGGACCGCGCACGTCGTGGACTCCGCGCTGCGATGGTGCGTGCCGGTGTTCGTGATGATCAGCGGCGGTCTGCTTCTGCGCCCACGGGAGGAGGACGCCGGCGCGTTCTACCGCAGGCGCTGGGCCAAGATCGGCGTGCCGCTGGTCGTGTGGTCCATCGCCTACCTGGTCTGGGAGCGGTGGCGCGATGGCCTCGATCCCGCGGGAGCCGTGGCCCAGGCCGCGTCGGGCTCACCCTCCATCCACCTGTACTTCCTCTACGTCATCGCCGGCCTCTACCTGCTCACGCCGTTCCTGCGGACGGTGGTGGCCCACACCCCGCGCACCGGTCTCTGGTGGTTCGCCGGGCTGACGCTGTCCCTGGGCGCCGCCGACCAGCTGCTGGGACTGATCGACGGCGCCGGGGGCGTGACCGCCGCGACGCGCTTCCTTCCGTTCCTGGGCTACTACCTGCTGGGGTGGCTGTTGATGACCAGCACCGCCTGGAAGCGCAACCTCCGCTACGGCTTCGCGGCGTTCGTCCTGGGCACCGCCGCCACCGCGGCGGGAGCCGGGGCGGTCGCCACGTACACCGGGGAGTGGGGGCGCGGCGCCGAGTACGTGTACGGCTACCTGTCCCCGACGGTCGTCGTCGCGTCGGTGGGGGCCCTCCTGCTGCTGCGTGCCGCGGGATCGCGCCTGGCGGAGGGCGAGCACGGTACAGGCCTGGTCGGCAGGGTCGTGGGAACGGTGTCCGGGCTGAGCTTCGGCGTCTACCTTGTGCACGTCATGGTGCTCAACACACTGCGCGACATCGGGGGGACGCCCGACGGGGTCCTGGTGCTGGCCGCGGCGAGCGGGTACGCGATCGCGACCGCCGCCATCAGCCTGCTCCTGGTCGCCGCCCTGCGGCGGATCCCCCTGCTGCGTACGGCGGTCTGA
- a CDS encoding carbohydrate ABC transporter permease — protein sequence MSTLFADRPVWAERPSLPARAAKNTTLAAISVVIIFPLYIVILTSLSPASAVNDAGGLVLVPQGISFQAYADLFSGGVVTRAVLVSLGVTAVGTAVSLAATILAAYGLSQTGSLWHRPLLFAVLLTFLFAPGMIPLYLLVSNVGLIDSYWSLILPTAVNAFNLVVMRAFFMNLPGEISDSARVDGASEWTILIRLVLPMSKGVTAVIGLFYAVGYWNAFFNAILYMNDNAKWPLQLILRQYVQQGQQLSSNSVVGDAVAGTASAPNLAIQMAIVVVALVPVTFVYPLVQKHFTKGVIIGAVKG from the coding sequence ATGAGCACACTGTTCGCCGACCGCCCCGTGTGGGCGGAGCGCCCCAGCCTTCCGGCACGCGCCGCGAAGAACACCACGTTGGCGGCCATCTCGGTCGTCATCATCTTCCCGCTGTACATCGTCATCCTGACCAGCCTGTCGCCGGCCTCCGCGGTCAACGACGCGGGCGGCCTGGTCCTGGTGCCCCAGGGCATCTCCTTCCAGGCCTACGCCGACCTCTTCAGCGGCGGCGTGGTCACGCGCGCCGTCCTGGTCAGCCTGGGCGTGACGGCCGTGGGCACGGCGGTGAGCCTGGCGGCGACCATCCTGGCCGCCTACGGGCTGTCCCAGACAGGGTCGCTGTGGCACCGGCCGCTGCTGTTCGCGGTGCTGCTGACGTTCCTGTTCGCACCCGGGATGATCCCGCTGTACCTCCTGGTCAGCAACGTGGGGCTGATCGACAGCTACTGGTCGCTCATCCTGCCGACCGCCGTGAACGCGTTCAACCTCGTGGTCATGAGGGCGTTCTTCATGAACCTGCCGGGCGAGATCAGCGACAGCGCCCGGGTGGACGGCGCGAGCGAGTGGACGATCCTCATCCGCCTGGTGCTGCCGATGTCCAAGGGCGTCACGGCGGTCATCGGGCTGTTCTACGCGGTGGGCTACTGGAACGCCTTCTTCAACGCCATCCTCTACATGAACGACAACGCCAAGTGGCCGCTCCAGCTGATCCTGCGCCAGTACGTGCAGCAGGGGCAGCAGCTGAGCTCGAACTCGGTCGTGGGCGACGCGGTCGCGGGGACCGCGTCCGCGCCCAACCTGGCGATCCAGATGGCCATCGTCGTGGTGGCCCTGGTGCCGGTCACGTTCGTCTACCCGCTGGTGCAGAAGCACTTCACCAAGGGCGTCATCATCGGCGCCGTCAAGGGCTGA